From one Flavobacterium kingsejongi genomic stretch:
- a CDS encoding T9SS type A sorting domain-containing protein, with protein sequence MKKTLLLAGLLMGSLFTVNAQTLSYDFNALNVGNVGTDITGATAGQGGWYTNPTNGTAPTTTTNASNASFQIVANAAPHGNVLQMTGPNGNLGGNFMWQNGGATWWAARSSGNNIIEVEYDFYTGAATTSLNTMRLAIYDETYNKVLAGISVAMNTRIVSGLAYYTSGPNSGNYTFGLGANASSPIVLAANTWVRLSFSYNYTTGAVKFKGPGFNGGIAGTAPTTVPYELDIAALSGSLYTGTNITTPNTIAGVGLVDNITVKATNVDSLLGTEKFAPVSEFIIAPNPVSDVLTISNSNNALIDAIQITDLNGRVVKSIKVNSAANTQVNVSDLSAGVYMMNVSSDQGSTVKKIIKK encoded by the coding sequence ATGAAAAAAACTTTACTTTTAGCAGGGCTTTTAATGGGCTCTTTATTTACAGTTAATGCGCAAACTTTGAGCTATGACTTCAATGCATTAAACGTGGGCAATGTAGGAACTGATATAACTGGTGCTACAGCCGGACAAGGTGGTTGGTATACAAATCCTACCAATGGGACTGCACCAACGACTACTACAAATGCTTCAAATGCATCTTTTCAAATCGTTGCTAATGCAGCTCCTCATGGAAATGTACTCCAAATGACAGGTCCAAACGGAAATCTGGGCGGAAATTTCATGTGGCAAAATGGTGGAGCCACATGGTGGGCAGCCAGAAGTTCAGGGAACAATATTATTGAAGTAGAATATGACTTCTATACCGGGGCTGCTACTACAAGCTTGAATACTATGAGGCTTGCTATTTATGATGAAACATATAACAAAGTATTAGCTGGTATCTCAGTAGCAATGAATACACGTATCGTTTCTGGTTTGGCATATTATACTTCCGGACCAAATTCTGGTAACTATACCTTTGGGTTAGGTGCTAATGCCAGTTCTCCAATAGTTTTAGCAGCAAATACATGGGTTAGGCTTTCGTTTAGTTATAACTATACTACAGGTGCAGTTAAATTCAAAGGACCTGGTTTTAATGGTGGTATTGCTGGCACTGCTCCTACAACAGTTCCTTATGAATTGGATATTGCAGCGCTTTCAGGATCATTATATACAGGAACAAACATCACAACACCTAATACCATTGCAGGTGTAGGTCTTGTAGACAATATAACTGTTAAAGCTACTAATGTCGATTCATTGCTAGGGACTGAAAAATTCGCTCCTGTTTCAGAATTTATAATTGCTCCAAACCCAGTTTCAGATGTATTAACAATATCAAACAGTAACAATGCGCTTATTGATGCAATTCAGATTACAGACCTTAATGGTCGCGTTGTGAAATCTATCAAAGTGAATAGTGCTGCTAATACTCAGGTAAATGTATCTGACCTTTCTGCAGGAGTTTATATGATGAATGTTTCTTCTGACCAAGGTTCAACAGTAAAGAAAATTATTAAAAAATAA
- the aroC gene encoding chorismate synthase has product MAGNSFGTLFRITTFGESHGEALGGIIDGCLPGIELDFEKIQYEMSRRKPGQSAIVTQRKENDEVQFLSGIFEGKTTGTPIGFIIPNTNQKSEDYSHIKDNYRPSHADYVYEKKYGIRDYRGGGRSSARETASRVVGGAIAKQMLPEIKINAFVSSVGDIFIDKPYQDLDFSKIESNPVRCPDEKSAAKMEAYIKEIRKQGDTIGGTVTCVIQNVPVGLGEPVFDKLHAELGKAMLSINAVKGFEYGSGFCGAKMKGSEHNDLHNTDGTTQSNLSGGIQGGISNGMDIYFRVAFKPVATIMQEQETLDNQGNIVAMQGKGRHDPCVVPRAVPIVEAMAAMVLADYFLLNKIY; this is encoded by the coding sequence ATGGCAGGAAATAGCTTTGGAACACTTTTCAGAATTACAACATTTGGTGAGTCCCACGGAGAAGCATTAGGAGGAATTATTGATGGATGCTTACCGGGAATTGAACTGGATTTTGAAAAGATCCAATATGAAATGTCGCGTAGGAAACCAGGGCAGTCTGCTATCGTAACGCAAAGAAAAGAAAACGATGAAGTACAATTCCTATCCGGTATTTTTGAAGGCAAGACTACGGGAACTCCTATTGGCTTTATCATACCCAATACGAATCAGAAATCAGAAGATTATTCGCATATAAAAGACAATTACCGGCCCAGTCATGCTGACTATGTCTATGAAAAAAAATATGGCATTCGGGATTACCGTGGTGGTGGGCGAAGTTCTGCACGCGAAACAGCCAGTAGAGTAGTAGGAGGTGCGATTGCAAAACAGATGCTGCCAGAAATAAAAATAAATGCTTTTGTTTCCTCTGTCGGGGATATCTTTATTGATAAACCTTACCAGGATTTAGATTTTTCCAAAATAGAAAGTAATCCGGTACGCTGTCCTGATGAGAAATCAGCAGCAAAAATGGAAGCCTATATTAAGGAGATCCGTAAACAGGGAGATACAATAGGAGGAACAGTAACCTGCGTGATTCAAAACGTGCCTGTTGGTTTAGGAGAGCCTGTATTCGATAAATTACATGCTGAATTAGGAAAAGCCATGTTATCGATTAATGCGGTGAAAGGTTTTGAATATGGTAGCGGTTTTTGTGGAGCGAAAATGAAGGGTAGCGAGCATAACGACTTACACAATACCGATGGCACAACACAATCCAATTTGTCTGGTGGTATCCAGGGTGGTATCAGCAATGGCATGGATATTTATTTCCGTGTTGCTTTTAAGCCCGTAGCCACTATTATGCAAGAGCAGGAAACACTGGACAATCAGGGTAATATTGTTGCGATGCAGGGTAAAGGCAGGCATGATCCGTGTGTAGTGCCACGCGCTGTACCCATCGTGGAAGCGATGGCAGCAATGGTACTTGCTGATTATTTCCTCCTCAATAAAATATATTAA
- a CDS encoding UDP-2,3-diacylglucosamine diphosphatase, giving the protein MKKRIVDVVVISDVHLGTFGCHAKELLYYLSTIKPKILVLNGDIIDIWQFRKSYFPKSHLKVVKKLIDFASKGTKVYYVTGNHDEMLRKFSDTVMGNFSVVDKLILNLDGKKAWIFHGDVFDASVQHVKWIAKLGGIGYDYLILSNRFINWCLAKIGREPYSLSKKIKSSVKKAVKHIGDFEAIATDLAIDKGYDYVICGHIHEPKMERKENRKGQTLYLNSGDWIENLTALEYNKKRWKLYQYAEEIQVQEEEYFEFENELTQQLFNAAILTK; this is encoded by the coding sequence ATGAAAAAAAGAATAGTAGATGTAGTAGTTATTTCTGATGTTCATCTGGGGACTTTTGGTTGCCATGCCAAAGAATTATTGTATTATTTGTCTACCATAAAGCCAAAAATACTGGTTCTGAATGGCGATATCATTGATATCTGGCAATTTCGAAAATCATATTTTCCAAAATCACACCTTAAAGTTGTCAAAAAACTGATCGATTTTGCATCAAAAGGAACAAAAGTATATTATGTAACCGGAAATCATGATGAGATGCTACGTAAATTTAGTGATACTGTCATGGGTAATTTTTCTGTGGTTGATAAACTCATACTGAATCTGGATGGAAAAAAAGCCTGGATCTTTCATGGTGATGTATTTGACGCTTCTGTACAGCATGTAAAATGGATTGCCAAACTGGGGGGAATCGGATACGACTACCTGATCCTTTCCAACCGCTTTATCAACTGGTGCCTCGCTAAAATAGGACGGGAACCCTACTCACTTTCTAAAAAGATCAAATCAAGCGTTAAAAAAGCCGTCAAACACATTGGGGATTTTGAAGCCATCGCTACGGATCTTGCCATCGATAAAGGCTATGATTATGTCATTTGCGGCCACATCCATGAACCCAAAATGGAACGCAAAGAAAATAGGAAAGGACAAACATTATATCTCAACTCCGGCGATTGGATTGAGAATCTTACCGCTTTGGAATACAATAAAAAACGCTGGAAGCTGTATCAATATGCTGAAGAAATCCAAGTGCAGGAAGAAGAATATTTTGAATTTGAAAATGAACTGACACAGCAGCTGTTTAATGCAGCGATATTGACAAAATAG
- a CDS encoding IS3 family transposase, with protein MFGIDRQVYYRSIKRKILKQSKSEQVILMVRKIRMKMPRIGTRKLYYLLNQELRALKIGRDMFFNILKVNHLLISPKRSYHITTNSYHRFKKHKNLIENLKIIRPEQVWVSDITYIGKRSKPCYLSLVTDAYSKRIMGFNVATNLNAENSLKALQMALKSRKNSCLSLIHHSDRGIQYCSDEYQKVIRKTKNLRCSMTESYDPYQNAVAERVNGILKQEFLVDRYNDQQLNIIKLVVKESIQIYNLVRPHCSNHMLTPMQMHQQKEIEMKTYKTKNRSNHEATSV; from the coding sequence TTGTTCGGGATAGACAGGCAGGTCTATTATCGTAGCATTAAAAGAAAAATCTTAAAGCAATCAAAGTCTGAACAAGTCATTCTTATGGTAAGAAAGATTAGGATGAAAATGCCTCGTATCGGTACGAGAAAGTTGTATTATTTATTAAACCAGGAGCTTAGAGCATTGAAGATTGGAAGAGATATGTTTTTTAATATCCTCAAAGTAAACCATCTGCTAATATCTCCAAAACGGAGCTATCATATTACGACTAACTCATATCATCGTTTTAAAAAACACAAGAATTTAATTGAAAACTTAAAAATAATACGTCCTGAACAGGTTTGGGTATCCGATATTACATACATCGGAAAAAGAAGTAAGCCCTGCTATTTAAGCTTAGTAACAGATGCATATTCAAAACGGATCATGGGATTTAATGTAGCTACTAATTTAAATGCCGAAAATAGTCTTAAAGCTTTACAAATGGCTCTTAAGAGCAGGAAAAATAGTTGTTTGTCGTTAATCCATCACTCAGATAGAGGTATACAATATTGTTCTGATGAATATCAAAAAGTGATACGCAAGACTAAAAACCTGCGCTGTAGCATGACTGAGTCTTATGATCCATATCAAAATGCGGTCGCTGAAAGGGTAAATGGAATATTAAAACAGGAGTTTTTAGTAGATAGGTATAATGATCAGCAACTTAATATTATTAAGTTAGTAGTTAAGGAATCTATACAGATTTATAATCTAGTAAGACCGCATTGCTCTAATCATATGCTTACTCCGATGCAAATGCATCAGCAAAAAGAAATAGAAATGAAAACCTATAAAACAAAAAACAGAAGTAACCATGAAGCTACTTCTGTCTAA
- a CDS encoding protease complex subunit PrcB family protein → MKKLATLAVTLLLFSCNTGKKVVSNESAPEFKVLTVSEYKGKEKKMYEVIQNEAQLKALYAAVEDPEVPTIDFKKSRIVALFLGEKNSGGYGIAVDKVTEKDNVVWVTVKETKPAAGEMSTMAITRPFTIVKIHTTKPIEFK, encoded by the coding sequence ATGAAAAAATTAGCCACACTTGCCGTAACCCTTTTATTATTTTCGTGTAACACGGGAAAAAAAGTGGTTTCTAATGAAAGCGCACCTGAATTCAAGGTGTTGACAGTATCCGAATACAAAGGAAAAGAAAAAAAAATGTATGAAGTGATCCAGAATGAAGCCCAGCTAAAAGCACTTTATGCTGCAGTTGAAGATCCTGAAGTGCCGACAATAGATTTTAAAAAATCAAGAATTGTAGCCTTATTTTTAGGAGAAAAAAATTCAGGTGGTTATGGGATTGCTGTAGATAAAGTTACCGAAAAAGACAATGTAGTCTGGGTGACGGTTAAAGAGACGAAACCCGCAGCGGGAGAGATGAGCACAATGGCAATAACAAGGCCATTTACAATTGTAAAAATACACACTACAAAACCGATTGAGTTTAAATAA
- the bshA gene encoding N-acetyl-alpha-D-glucosaminyl L-malate synthase BshA: MKIAIVCYPTFGGSGVVATELGLELARKGHEIHFITYSQPVRLALLNTNVHYHEVNVPEYPLFHYQPYELALSSKLVDMVKLYGIELLHVHYAIPHAYAGYMAKKMLEDEGIKIPMVTTLHGTDITLVGNHPFYKPAVSFSINKSDMVTSVSQSLKDDTYKLFNIKKEITVIPNFIDLDKNKVEIMNSCQRSVMALPNERIITHISNFRKVKRIPDIIKIFNKIQKKIPAKLMMVGDGPEKAKAELLCEKLGLTDKVIFFGNSNEIDKILCYSDLFLLPSETESFGLAALEAMACSVPVISSNSGGLPEVNIEGFSGYLSDVGDIDDMAQNAIKILSDDAILSEFKLNARKVAKEFDILNILPQYEALYEKALNSMYV, encoded by the coding sequence ATGAAAATAGCAATTGTCTGTTATCCAACCTTTGGAGGAAGCGGTGTAGTAGCTACCGAACTCGGTCTTGAACTCGCTCGTAAAGGTCATGAAATACATTTTATCACGTACAGCCAGCCTGTACGTTTAGCACTTTTAAATACTAATGTTCACTATCACGAAGTGAATGTTCCTGAATATCCACTATTCCATTACCAACCCTATGAACTGGCACTATCAAGCAAATTGGTTGATATGGTCAAATTATATGGTATTGAATTGCTCCATGTCCATTATGCCATACCGCATGCGTATGCCGGATATATGGCAAAAAAAATGCTGGAAGATGAAGGAATCAAAATACCAATGGTCACCACACTGCACGGTACCGATATTACATTAGTTGGAAATCATCCTTTTTATAAACCCGCAGTAAGTTTCAGTATTAATAAATCGGATATGGTGACATCGGTTTCACAAAGCCTGAAAGATGATACTTATAAGTTATTCAATATTAAAAAAGAAATTACCGTTATTCCTAACTTTATTGACCTCGACAAAAATAAAGTCGAAATAATGAACAGTTGCCAACGTAGTGTGATGGCTTTGCCCAACGAGCGAATTATCACTCACATTAGCAATTTCAGGAAAGTAAAAAGGATTCCGGATATTATAAAAATATTCAATAAAATTCAAAAGAAAATACCTGCCAAATTAATGATGGTAGGAGATGGGCCTGAAAAAGCAAAAGCAGAATTGCTGTGTGAAAAATTAGGACTGACCGACAAAGTTATCTTCTTTGGGAATAGTAATGAGATCGATAAAATATTATGTTATTCCGATCTTTTTCTATTGCCTTCTGAGACAGAAAGCTTTGGACTTGCTGCACTAGAGGCAATGGCTTGTAGTGTACCTGTGATTTCCAGTAATTCAGGCGGACTTCCAGAAGTTAATATCGAAGGTTTTTCCGGCTACCTTAGTGATGTTGGAGACATTGATGATATGGCTCAAAATGCTATAAAAATCCTAAGCGATGACGCAATCCTGTCTGAATTTAAATTGAATGCCCGTAAAGTTGCCAAAGAATTTGATATTTTAAACATTTTGCCTCAGTATGAAGCACTTTATGAAAAAGCACTAAACAGTATGTACGTATGA